Proteins encoded in a region of the Acetomicrobium sp. S15 = DSM 107314 genome:
- the cas2 gene encoding CRISPR-associated endonuclease Cas2 — translation MFVIMAYDVNVERVTKVLHVGRRYLNWVQNSLLEGELTKAQLARLKADLHKIINDEQDSVVFYISRREQYLERQTLGLNKGGQTTMI, via the coding sequence ATGTTTGTAATTATGGCTTATGACGTTAACGTAGAACGCGTTACAAAGGTCCTGCACGTAGGAAGACGGTATCTAAATTGGGTTCAAAACTCCCTCTTAGAGGGCGAGCTCACCAAGGCACAACTTGCCAGACTTAAAGCAGATCTACACAAAATAATCAACGATGAGCAGGACTCTGTTGTCTTTTATATATCGCGCCGAGAACAATATCTCGAAAGGCAAACCTTAGGCCTAAACAAAGGCGGTCAAACCACGATGATATAA
- the cas1b gene encoding type I-B CRISPR-associated endonuclease Cas1b has product MRKPIYIFSSGTLERQQNTLVFKDGDGKKRYMPVETIADIHVFGELDFNKRLLEFLTQNEITLHFFNHYGYYIGSFYPREYYNSGYLILKQAEYYLDILKRMDLAKKFVYGAINNMNKVLEYYIRRGAEELSTTLEELSHISSAVETQDSPEALMAIEGNAREIYYSAFDIITDSEDFSFAKRTRRPPQNRLNALISFGNSLLYVTVLSEIYRTHLDPRIGFLHSTNFRRFSLNLDVAEVFKPIFVDRLIFSLINKNQLKAKDFSTGVEGVFLSESGRQTFIEEWENKLKTTIDYPPLKRKVSYRSLIRLDLYKIEKHLLGDKPYEPYASRW; this is encoded by the coding sequence ATGAGAAAACCTATATACATATTTTCAAGTGGAACCCTCGAAAGGCAGCAGAACACATTAGTTTTCAAGGATGGCGATGGCAAAAAGCGGTATATGCCGGTCGAAACAATAGCCGATATCCATGTATTTGGCGAACTCGACTTTAATAAACGGTTACTTGAGTTCCTAACCCAAAACGAAATCACTCTGCATTTCTTTAACCATTATGGTTACTATATTGGCTCGTTTTATCCGAGGGAATATTATAATTCAGGTTATTTAATATTAAAACAGGCAGAATATTATTTAGATATATTAAAACGGATGGATTTAGCGAAAAAATTCGTCTATGGTGCCATCAATAATATGAATAAAGTTTTAGAATATTATATAAGAAGAGGAGCCGAAGAGCTTTCAACTACGCTGGAAGAGTTAAGTCACATTAGCTCTGCTGTCGAAACCCAGGACTCGCCTGAGGCGCTGATGGCAATCGAAGGCAACGCTCGTGAAATTTACTACAGTGCCTTTGATATCATTACGGACAGTGAAGATTTTTCCTTCGCCAAAAGGACGCGAAGGCCTCCGCAGAATCGTCTTAATGCCCTGATTAGCTTCGGAAATTCTCTGCTTTACGTTACCGTTTTAAGTGAGATCTACAGAACGCACTTAGATCCCAGAATCGGTTTTTTGCACTCTACCAATTTTAGGCGTTTTAGCCTAAATTTGGATGTGGCAGAAGTGTTTAAGCCCATCTTTGTCGACAGATTGATATTCTCCTTAATAAATAAAAACCAACTGAAGGCAAAGGACTTCTCTACCGGTGTTGAAGGGGTATTTCTCTCTGAGTCAGGACGGCAAACATTTATAGAAGAATGGGAAAACAAGCTAAAAACAACCATTGACTATCCCCCTTTAAAGCGAAAAGTCTCTTATCGCAGCTTAATAAGGCTTGATCTGTACAAAATTGAAAAACACCTTTTAGGAGATAAGCCTTATGAGCCTTATGCTTCAAGGTGGTAA